From one Lycium barbarum isolate Lr01 chromosome 6, ASM1917538v2, whole genome shotgun sequence genomic stretch:
- the LOC132643681 gene encoding protein NLP6-like, which yields MKLKHKVLNKLKATTSSIEWEVEFKWSIFNFKKVVNFRNLQMRLRLDTLIPIDINNVEVEGLLGPIGRVFRNGLPEFSPDVRSYSAGEFPLLEDAIRLGIHRYWAWPVFKPHDQHCLGVLEIAFTDPTSYSPHLPRFLRRWI from the exons ATGAAACTAAAGCACAAAGTATTAAACAAATTAAAAGCAACAACCTCCTCAATTGAGTGGGAAGTGGAATTCAAATGGAGCATTTTCAACTTCAAGAAAGTGGTGAATTTCAGAAACCTTCAAAT GAGGCTCCGTCTCGATACTTTGATTCCCATTGACATTAACAATGTTGAAGTTGAAGGTCTCCTTGGTCCCATTGGACGAGTTTTCAGAAATGGGTTGCCAGAATTTAGCCCCGATGTGCGGAGTTACTCTGCCGGAGAGTTTCCACTTCTTGAAGATGCAATTCGGTTGGGCATCCATCGTTATTGGGCATGGCCAGTGTTTAAGCCTCATGATCAGCATTGCCTTGGTGTTCTTGAGATTGCATTTACAGACCCAACATCTTATTCCCCACATCTTCCACGTTTCTTAAG